Proteins from a single region of Catenulispora acidiphila DSM 44928:
- a CDS encoding ABC transporter substrate-binding protein — protein MARSTSLQSVRCRRALAALAAVPLAVGLAACGSSSGSGSGSSQTLTIAMWTNPAAVAQTQKVDAEFEKAHPGVKVKLQTAPTAANAWPTLWQSLVSAKSVDVLAQFPPTPHAYPPASTGIVPQGTPALIQSGQFVDLTNQPFMKRFDPAAQKYAMGYNNGTYGVMTAEYVNNSGMFYKKDLLTKYGLSVPTTYSEFIKDLDVLKSKGVTPLYVAGKDGYQSIAWFGIMNQLLMQGKQSTDAPAVWEKRAQDFWDGTQSWTDPVYADTANRYEKVLSYMEPNAAGVPAQSAPGVWAAKTNDFPFFFDGSYDGNTIAQSNPSLNFGFMALPGADDAAANRAVLAPDLSWVVPTWSKHQQLAMEWLDMFTSPDNYAAWLKATGSISTEPAVPTPSLSWTDWLSTHASQGFVNAEQPWTSTKFPTAAGDQDRTKMQPFGSQTPAQALKESADAYKSAAGH, from the coding sequence ATGGCCAGATCAACATCTTTGCAATCAGTGCGGTGTCGCCGCGCTCTCGCCGCGCTCGCCGCCGTACCGCTCGCCGTGGGCCTGGCCGCCTGCGGCAGCAGCAGCGGGAGCGGTTCGGGGTCGTCGCAGACGCTGACGATCGCGATGTGGACGAACCCGGCCGCCGTCGCCCAGACCCAGAAGGTCGACGCCGAGTTCGAGAAGGCGCACCCCGGCGTCAAGGTCAAGCTCCAGACCGCGCCGACCGCCGCGAACGCGTGGCCGACGCTGTGGCAGAGCCTGGTCTCGGCCAAGAGCGTGGACGTGCTCGCGCAGTTCCCGCCGACCCCGCACGCCTACCCGCCGGCCTCGACCGGCATCGTCCCGCAGGGCACGCCCGCGCTGATCCAGTCCGGGCAGTTCGTCGACCTGACGAACCAGCCGTTCATGAAGCGCTTCGACCCGGCGGCGCAGAAGTACGCCATGGGCTACAACAACGGCACGTACGGCGTGATGACGGCCGAGTACGTCAACAACTCCGGCATGTTCTACAAGAAGGACCTGCTGACCAAGTACGGCCTGTCGGTCCCGACGACCTACAGCGAGTTCATCAAGGACCTGGACGTCCTGAAGTCCAAGGGCGTCACGCCGCTGTACGTGGCCGGCAAGGACGGCTACCAGAGCATCGCGTGGTTCGGCATCATGAACCAGCTGCTGATGCAGGGCAAGCAGAGCACTGACGCCCCGGCGGTGTGGGAGAAGCGCGCGCAGGACTTCTGGGACGGTACCCAGAGCTGGACCGACCCGGTCTACGCCGACACCGCGAACCGGTACGAGAAGGTCCTGTCCTACATGGAGCCGAACGCCGCGGGTGTGCCCGCGCAGTCGGCGCCGGGGGTCTGGGCCGCCAAGACCAACGACTTCCCGTTCTTCTTCGACGGCTCCTATGACGGCAACACCATCGCGCAGTCCAACCCGAGCCTGAACTTCGGCTTCATGGCGCTGCCCGGCGCCGACGACGCCGCGGCGAACCGCGCCGTCCTGGCGCCGGACCTGTCCTGGGTGGTCCCGACCTGGTCCAAGCACCAGCAGCTGGCGATGGAGTGGCTGGACATGTTCACCTCGCCGGACAACTACGCGGCGTGGCTGAAGGCCACTGGATCGATCTCCACCGAGCCGGCGGTGCCCACGCCCTCGCTGTCCTGGACCGACTGGCTGTCCACGCACGCCTCGCAGGGCTTCGTCAACGCCGAGCAGCCCTGGACCTCGACCAAGTTCCCCACGGCGGCCGGCGACCAGGACCGGACCAAGATGCAGCCGTTCGGCTCGCAGACCCCGGCCCAGGCACTCAAGGAATCGGC
- a CDS encoding beta-galactosidase: MCGLAATVGLAQYATASPAPASTISARSTTVAAADQNAGQSTDQSAAARHDAPSDYWASQFQFDNNGTPWSTADFAAVKAKGINRAELNMPWSKLEPARGTFDFTEMDQELANAAAAGVKLVPIFWQSGWGGSPATFETDHEVTSTGATGVALAWWDKTEQNDYFAYVTATVAHITHSPGYGGSFMDYGHLDAQWLDNPGEGGWAPADIAYFHTNWLPATYKTISAFNAKYSTTYTSFGEVPAALPGAPLDSVYQAFRQWSVQDTYDRLTASVRKVSNGPLFYYFGGHVANAPQLGNLPDIFFNLARKYHATVVEDAANSAGLSLLFGSLGRAYQVPVAQEWTVFGTDDQIPAEAVNWLSMYPMMLPHGGGEDFFIHDGTTKDVIGYPIYTSWLPTLQKITGSYPTQPVAVYIDYSQARGNDSGGSLSSVENSIGALWSGYQAGFSVVTSEEIANHADSLSHYRAVLPMNGSDANIAAYQKAGGTVLSNGSQLPSYAPAYADLTSQQALQVVPATAADHRSSAISLGEVSPTFGYTGSVTLHPNGLNLVKGTYHVVDALTGQVPAQKALSDGSVCVPVAMKSAQLDQWSMLPGAAPTGTPVPAACPTTSGGATSVTGTAGQSGGGLIFLSVGATGLGGDGNLTQVTQDGQTAYETWTSAQSGVTPANVYLQLDPSSQVAKASTVTASVTYWSVAGQGFQVQYDSPGAPYFGGPTVAGSGTGSWQTATVTLTNVQFAELQNLSADLRLAVTDPTQPLYVSSVTLSSS, from the coding sequence ATGTGCGGCCTCGCCGCGACGGTGGGGCTCGCCCAGTACGCGACCGCCAGCCCCGCACCAGCAAGCACGATTTCCGCGCGATCCACCACGGTCGCGGCCGCCGATCAGAACGCCGGCCAGAGCACCGACCAGAGCGCCGCGGCGCGCCACGACGCACCTTCGGACTACTGGGCTTCGCAGTTCCAGTTCGACAACAACGGCACGCCGTGGTCGACGGCCGACTTCGCGGCGGTCAAGGCCAAGGGGATCAACCGCGCAGAGCTCAACATGCCCTGGTCGAAGCTGGAGCCGGCGCGCGGCACCTTCGACTTCACCGAGATGGACCAGGAACTGGCCAACGCCGCCGCGGCGGGCGTCAAGCTGGTGCCGATCTTCTGGCAGTCCGGCTGGGGCGGAAGTCCGGCGACCTTCGAGACCGACCACGAGGTGACCAGCACCGGCGCCACCGGCGTCGCGCTGGCCTGGTGGGACAAGACCGAGCAGAACGACTACTTCGCCTACGTCACGGCCACCGTCGCGCACATCACGCACAGCCCGGGCTACGGCGGTTCGTTCATGGACTACGGCCACCTCGACGCGCAGTGGCTGGACAACCCCGGCGAAGGCGGCTGGGCTCCGGCGGACATCGCGTACTTCCACACCAACTGGCTGCCGGCCACGTACAAGACCATCAGCGCCTTCAATGCCAAGTACAGCACCACGTACACCTCGTTCGGCGAGGTACCGGCCGCGCTCCCCGGTGCCCCGTTGGACAGCGTGTACCAGGCGTTCCGGCAGTGGAGTGTGCAGGACACCTACGACCGGCTCACCGCTTCGGTCCGCAAGGTCAGCAACGGTCCGCTGTTCTACTACTTCGGCGGGCACGTCGCCAACGCCCCGCAGCTGGGCAACCTACCGGACATCTTCTTCAACCTGGCCAGGAAGTATCACGCCACGGTCGTCGAGGACGCCGCGAACTCCGCCGGTCTGAGCCTGCTGTTCGGCAGCCTGGGACGCGCCTACCAAGTCCCGGTCGCCCAGGAGTGGACTGTCTTCGGCACGGACGATCAGATCCCTGCCGAAGCCGTGAACTGGCTGTCCATGTATCCCATGATGCTGCCCCACGGCGGCGGTGAGGACTTCTTCATCCACGACGGCACGACCAAGGACGTCATCGGCTACCCGATCTACACCTCCTGGCTGCCGACGCTGCAGAAGATCACCGGCTCCTACCCGACGCAGCCGGTCGCGGTCTACATCGACTACTCGCAGGCCCGCGGCAACGACAGCGGCGGCAGCCTGAGCAGTGTCGAGAACAGCATCGGCGCGCTGTGGTCCGGCTACCAGGCCGGCTTCTCGGTGGTCACCAGCGAGGAGATCGCGAACCACGCCGACAGCCTGTCGCACTATCGCGCCGTGCTGCCGATGAACGGCTCGGACGCCAACATCGCCGCGTACCAGAAAGCCGGCGGAACGGTGCTGAGCAACGGATCCCAGCTTCCTTCCTACGCACCGGCCTACGCCGACCTGACCAGCCAGCAGGCGCTCCAGGTCGTCCCGGCCACCGCCGCGGACCACCGCAGCTCGGCGATCTCGCTGGGCGAGGTGAGCCCGACCTTCGGCTACACCGGCTCGGTCACGCTGCACCCGAACGGGCTGAACCTGGTCAAGGGCACCTACCACGTCGTGGACGCGCTGACCGGACAGGTCCCGGCGCAGAAGGCGCTGTCCGACGGCAGCGTGTGCGTACCGGTCGCGATGAAGTCCGCGCAGCTCGACCAGTGGTCGATGCTGCCCGGCGCGGCGCCGACCGGCACCCCGGTCCCGGCGGCGTGCCCGACCACCAGCGGCGGCGCGACCTCGGTCACCGGTACCGCCGGACAGAGCGGCGGCGGTCTGATCTTCCTGTCCGTCGGCGCGACGGGTCTGGGCGGCGACGGCAACCTCACCCAGGTCACCCAGGACGGCCAAACCGCTTACGAAACCTGGACTTCCGCGCAGAGCGGCGTCACGCCGGCCAACGTGTACCTCCAGCTGGACCCCTCCAGCCAGGTCGCCAAGGCCTCGACGGTGACGGCGAGCGTCACCTACTGGTCGGTCGCCGGCCAAGGCTTCCAGGTGCAGTACGACTCCCCCGGCGCCCCGTACTTCGGCGGACCGACCGTGGCGGGCAGCGGTACCGGCAGCTGGCAGACCGCGACGGTGACGCTGACGAACGTGCAGTTCGCCGAACTGCAGAACCTGTCCGCGGACCTGCGGCTGGCAGTCACCGATCCGACTCAGCCCTTGTATGTCAGCAGCGTGACGCTCTCCAGCAGCTGA
- a CDS encoding alpha-mannosidase: MHDDRKLVEDRITRYLSHVLQPALHPERTALTVSAWHVPGEPVPVAEALAVPQGQYRPFAIGEAWGGPWSTTWFRFSGTVPAAWAGRRVEAVFDLGFDPGRGPGGQAEGLVHTPDGRALHGLHPMNRDVLVSTSAEAGASVEFLVEAAANPGIESAHGRDTHFGDRATAGEDPLYRLVSADLAVRDDEVWHLIHDVEVLDQLMRELPLDSPRRHEIMRALARAADATDPRDVSGTASAARGELVEALTRPAYTSAHKISGVGHAHIDSAWLWPQRETMRKCVRTFSNVLSLAEEYPELIFACSSAQQYAWVKQSRPELFERIRKAVGEGTFVPVGGMWVEADGNMPGGEALARQLVYGRRFFAEEFGIEQDGVWLPDSFGYTAAYPQLARLAGAEWFLSQKLHWSETNELPHHTFAWEGIDGTRILTHFPPIDSYNAELTGRELAHAQSNFRDKGDATMSLAPFGHGDGGGGPTREMLEKARRLRDLEGSPRVEVQNPSQFFQEAAADYPNPPVWRGELYLEYHRGVYTSQARTKRGNRRSEALLREAELWSATAAVRTGATYPHEELDDLWQQVLLHQFHDILPGTSIAWVHREAEAVYGRIHERLEAVIAQAADALAEDAGRGAGSDGDDAASSISVLNAAAHDRREVVLLATATTTAPAAEAAHQVLSDGRVAALADVPALGIGSLLPELADLAPVTVTADSGGGFVLANGVIEAHIDADGLLRSVRDLALGRDAIAPGGAGNLLQLHRDQPNLWPAWNLERHYRTVRTDLTAEHGAPATVTLLDAGPLVATVRVERTFGDSRLVQDVRLGVGSRRLDVVTDIDWRERDAVLKSAWQLDVHAEHTAAEIQFGHVSRPTHENTSWDAARFEVWAHRWIHVGEHGWGTALITDSTYGYDASRLTRPEGGSTTTVRLTLLRAPNSPDPQADLGRHRFAYAVVPGADTRAALAEAHALNLPLRATAAGGSGQSLVTVDNPDVVVECVKLADDRSGDIVVRLYESRSGRAETRLGFGFPVAEASITDLLERPDTPLTIDADAVDLTLRPFQILTLRLTPGSSDG; encoded by the coding sequence GTGCACGACGACCGCAAACTGGTGGAAGACCGCATCACGCGGTATCTGAGCCACGTTCTCCAACCCGCTCTCCATCCCGAGCGCACAGCGCTGACCGTCAGCGCCTGGCACGTCCCCGGCGAACCCGTGCCGGTGGCCGAGGCGCTCGCCGTCCCGCAGGGGCAGTACCGGCCCTTCGCGATCGGCGAGGCGTGGGGCGGTCCCTGGTCCACCACCTGGTTCCGTTTCTCCGGCACCGTTCCGGCCGCCTGGGCCGGACGGCGCGTGGAGGCGGTGTTCGACCTCGGATTCGATCCGGGCCGGGGTCCCGGCGGCCAGGCCGAGGGCCTGGTCCACACCCCCGACGGCCGCGCGCTGCACGGTCTGCACCCGATGAACCGCGACGTGTTGGTCAGCACAAGCGCCGAAGCCGGTGCGAGCGTTGAGTTTCTCGTCGAGGCCGCCGCCAACCCCGGCATCGAGAGCGCGCACGGCCGCGACACCCACTTCGGCGACCGCGCCACCGCCGGCGAGGACCCGCTGTACCGGCTGGTCTCCGCCGACCTCGCGGTGCGCGACGATGAGGTCTGGCACCTGATCCACGACGTGGAGGTGCTGGACCAGCTGATGCGCGAGCTGCCGCTGGACAGCCCGCGCCGGCACGAGATCATGCGGGCCCTGGCCCGCGCCGCCGACGCCACCGACCCCCGCGACGTCTCCGGCACGGCGAGCGCCGCCCGCGGCGAACTCGTCGAGGCACTCACCCGCCCGGCGTACACCTCGGCGCACAAGATCAGCGGCGTCGGCCACGCGCACATCGACTCGGCGTGGCTGTGGCCGCAGCGCGAGACGATGCGCAAGTGCGTCCGCACCTTCAGCAACGTCCTGTCCCTCGCCGAGGAGTACCCGGAGCTGATCTTCGCCTGCTCCTCGGCGCAGCAGTACGCCTGGGTCAAGCAATCGCGCCCGGAACTGTTCGAGCGCATCCGCAAGGCGGTCGGCGAGGGCACGTTCGTCCCCGTCGGCGGCATGTGGGTGGAAGCCGACGGCAACATGCCCGGCGGCGAGGCACTCGCGCGCCAGTTGGTGTACGGCCGCCGCTTCTTCGCCGAGGAGTTCGGCATCGAGCAGGACGGCGTCTGGCTGCCGGACTCCTTCGGCTACACCGCCGCCTACCCGCAGCTGGCCCGGCTCGCCGGCGCCGAATGGTTCCTGTCCCAGAAGCTGCACTGGAGCGAGACCAACGAACTGCCGCACCACACCTTCGCCTGGGAGGGCATCGACGGAACCAGGATCCTGACCCACTTCCCCCCGATCGACAGCTACAACGCCGAACTCACCGGCCGCGAACTGGCCCACGCCCAATCCAACTTCCGCGACAAGGGCGACGCCACGATGTCGCTGGCACCCTTCGGCCACGGCGACGGCGGCGGCGGTCCCACCCGCGAGATGCTCGAGAAAGCCCGCCGCCTCCGCGACCTGGAAGGCTCGCCACGCGTAGAGGTGCAGAACCCCTCGCAGTTCTTTCAGGAGGCAGCCGCCGACTACCCGAACCCGCCAGTGTGGCGCGGCGAGCTGTACCTGGAGTACCACCGCGGCGTGTACACCAGCCAAGCCCGCACCAAGCGCGGCAACCGTCGCTCGGAGGCACTGCTGCGCGAGGCGGAGCTGTGGTCGGCGACGGCGGCGGTGCGCACCGGAGCGACGTATCCGCACGAGGAACTGGACGACTTGTGGCAGCAAGTGCTGCTGCACCAGTTCCACGACATCCTGCCCGGCACCTCGATCGCGTGGGTGCACCGGGAGGCCGAGGCGGTGTACGGACGGATCCACGAGCGGCTGGAAGCGGTGATCGCGCAAGCTGCCGATGCGCTGGCCGAGGACGCGGGCAGGGGCGCGGGTTCGGATGGCGACGATGCGGCATCGAGTATCAGTGTTCTGAATGCGGCGGCGCATGATCGCCGTGAGGTGGTCTTGCTCGCAACTGCAACCACAACCGCACCCGCCGCCGAAGCGGCGCACCAGGTCCTCTCCGATGGCCGGGTGGCGGCGCTCGCCGATGTTCCGGCGCTCGGTATCGGCTCGTTGCTTCCCGAACTCGCCGATCTGGCGCCGGTCACCGTCACCGCGGACTCCGGCGGCGGCTTCGTCCTCGCCAATGGCGTCATCGAGGCGCATATCGACGCCGACGGTCTGCTGCGCTCCGTGCGGGACCTCGCTCTCGGCCGCGACGCGATCGCCCCGGGCGGTGCGGGCAACCTGCTCCAGCTGCATCGCGACCAGCCGAACCTGTGGCCGGCGTGGAATCTGGAGCGCCACTATCGCACCGTTCGGACCGACCTCACCGCCGAGCACGGCGCTCCGGCTACCGTGACCCTCCTGGACGCGGGCCCGCTGGTGGCGACCGTGCGGGTCGAGCGGACGTTCGGCGACTCGCGGCTCGTGCAGGATGTGCGGCTCGGGGTCGGCTCGCGGCGGCTGGATGTCGTCACCGACATCGACTGGCGGGAGCGGGACGCGGTGCTGAAGTCCGCGTGGCAGTTGGACGTGCATGCCGAGCACACCGCCGCCGAGATCCAGTTCGGCCACGTCAGCCGCCCGACGCACGAGAACACCTCGTGGGACGCGGCGCGTTTCGAGGTCTGGGCGCACCGCTGGATCCACGTCGGCGAGCACGGCTGGGGCACGGCGCTGATCACCGACTCCACCTACGGCTACGATGCTTCGCGTCTGACCCGCCCGGAAGGGGGAAGCACCACGACCGTACGGCTGACTCTGCTGCGCGCGCCGAACTCCCCCGATCCCCAGGCCGATCTCGGGCGGCACCGGTTCGCCTACGCCGTCGTGCCCGGCGCCGACACGCGCGCGGCACTGGCCGAGGCGCACGCGCTCAACCTGCCGCTGCGTGCAACTGCGGCGGGCGGCAGCGGGCAGTCCCTGGTCACGGTCGACAACCCCGATGTGGTCGTGGAGTGCGTGAAACTCGCCGACGACCGCTCGGGCGACATAGTCGTCCGCCTCTATGAATCCCGGAGCGGACGTGCGGAAACGCGCCTGGGCTTCGGCTTCCCGGTCGCCGAGGCCTCGATCACCGACCTGCTGGAGCGGCCCGACACTCCCCTGACGATCGACGCCGACGCGGTCGATCTGACGCTGCGTCCCTTCCAGATCCTCACCCTGCGCCTGACCCCCGGTTCCTCGGATGGGTGA